GTTGCAGGGTTTTCTGCCGTTCGGCTTCTGATTTTTCTTCGTGGGCAAGGCGTTTTTGCTTTTGCTCAAGCCAGGACGAATAGTTGCCCTTCCAGGGAATGCCCCGCCCGCGATCCAGTTCGAGAATCCAGCCCGCCACATTATCAAGGAAGTAACGGTCATGCGTGACGGCGATAACTGTGCCGGGAAAAGTGGAGAGATAGCGTTCAAGCCAGGCCACGGACTCCGCGTCCAGGTGGTTGGTGGGCTCGTCCAGCAGCAGAATATCAGGATTTTGCAGCAGCAGACGGCACAGTGCGACACGGCGGCGCTCGCCGCCGGAAATCTGGGGCACGGGCATGTCGCCGGGGGGACACCGCAGGGCATCCATGGCCATTTCAAGCCGGGAATCCAGATCCCAGATATTCTTGGCGTCCATAAGTTCCTGCACTTCAGCCTGCCGCGTGATCAGCGCGTCCATTTCGTCCGGCTCCATGGGCTCGGAGAACTTGGCGTTGATCTCTTCAAACTGGCGGGCAATGGCGGTCAGATCGCTGACGCCGTCCTCAACCACCTCGCGCACGGTACGCGTTTCACTGGAAAGGGGCTCCTGCTCCAGATAACCTATGGTGTGGCCCGGGGCGAGGACAGTCTTGCCGTCGTAGGCCTGGTCCACGCCAGCCAGGATTCGCAGCAGGCTGGATTTGCCCGCGCCGTTCAACCCAAGCACGCCAATTTTGGCCCCATAAAAATAGGAGAGGGAAATGTCTTTAAGCACTTCCTTCTGGCCGTGGCGCTTGGTCACGCGGATCATTGAATAAATAATCTTGTCTGGTTCGTTGCTCATGATGCTCCTCAAAATTTGGTGACGCTTTCGCCTTGCGCAGAAGTGCGACACGAAAACGCGCGCCAAATGGGCGCGTTCTTAAAGAAACAGCCTACCTGCTTGGAAGAGCTTTTACAAGTGAACTTCCTGCCGCAAGATAGGTGCGGCAGGCATGCCGCTTTGCCCAACCCTTTATTGTCAGTACCTTTTTTAGGGGGCTATTGCCAAGCCAGCACGACTCTGCCAGTATCCCCCACATGATTTGTGACGCCACAGGCGGAGGAATTTGTCTTGCTGCGTTTTGCTACTAAAATCAGCGCCGCCATCACGCGCTATATGGGTATTGTGGTTATTGCCTGTTCTGGTCTGGCCCTCTGGCGGCCAGAGATTTTTTTATGGGTGGCTCCCCACATTACCATCCTGCTGGGTTTCATCATGTTCGGCATGGGCATGACCCTGCGCCTTGACGACTTCAGTCATATTATAGTCAGCCCTGGCCGGATTTTTTGGGGCATTGCGGCGCAGTTCGTCATAATGGGCCTGCTGGCCTTCATTCTTTGCCACCTGTGTTCCCTGCCGCCGGATATGGCCATGGGGCTCATTCTTGTGGGCGCTGCTCCCGGGGGCACGGCTTCCAACGTTCTTGCCTATATCGCCAAGGGTGACGTACCCTACGCGGTAACCCTGACATCAGCGGGCACGTTTCTTTCTCTCATCCTCATGCCCCTGATTACTTGGCTCTTGGGCGGCGTATGGATCCCTGTGGACATATGGGGACTCATGGCCTCCATCAGCAAGATTGTTGTGGTTCCTGTTCTGCTGGGCATTGTGGCCCACAGCTTTTGCGGAAGACTGACAAAAAGCGCTCTCCCATTTCTTCCCCTGTTTTCAGCGCTGACCATCACCCTTGTGGTGGCCGGAATCCTGGCCATAAACGCCGAAAATATCCTGCGGGCCGGCTTTGACATTATGGTGGCCGTCATATGCCTCAATCTTGCGGGCCTCGCGGCAGGAAGCCTTTTGGCCCGGTTCCGGCGCTTTGACACAGGCATGGGACGGACCCTCTGCATTTCTGTGGGCACCAAGAATTCCGGACTTGCCACCGCCCTGGCGCTGGCGCACTTTTCTCCCACGGCGGCCATTGCCGGCGCTTTGTACAGCGTCTGGCAAAACATTTCGGGCGCGCTGCTCGCAAACTATTTCCACACCCGCCACCCTCAAATCCCCCCGACCAAGGATACATAAGGATCAATAATGAATTTTCGCCTTCCCCCCGTGCTTGGCGGCTCGACCCTTGTGGCCGGAACGGCCATTGGCGCTGGCATGCTGGCCCTGCCAATGGCTTCGGCAGGAATGTGGTTTTTCTGGTCTATTGGCCTCATGCTGCTTTCATGGCTCGTCATGTTGCGTTCAAGTCAGGCGCTGCTGGAAGTAAGCCTGCACTTTGAACCTGGCCATAGCTTTCACACCATCGTACGGGAGTTGCTCGGGCCACGGTGGAGCCTCGCCAACGGCTGCGCGGTGGCCTTTGTGCTGTATACCCTGATTTATGCCTATGTCAGCGGCGGCGGCTCAATTATTGAGCAGAGCTTCAATTCCATAACCGGCAGTGTGCCGTCGCGACCGCTTGCAAGCCTCGCTTTCGCCCTGCTGCTTACTTTCTTCATCTGGTGGAGCTCCAAGGCGGTAGACAGGTTTTCCATTCTGCTTGTGGGCGGCATGGTCATAACCTATCTTTTTTCCATCAGCGGCATGATGACGCACCTGCGACCGGACGTCCTGACGGACAGCCGGGGCACTGGCGGAGAAATGATTTTTCTGTGGGGGGCTGTATCCACCTACCTGACGTCATTCTGTTTTCACGCCTCCGTTCCAAGCCTGGTAAAATATATGGGCAAGGAGCCGCGCACCATCAACGCAAGCCTGCGGTATGGAACCATCGTGGCCCTGGTTTGCTATATTTCATGGCTGACAGCGGCGGATGGCAACATTTCGCGTGAAGACTTCAAGGCCGTCATAGCCGCTGGCGGCAATGTCGGCGACCTCATGGGCGCGGCAGGAGAGAGCATTGGCAGCTTTTTCATCCTGCGGATGCTTGAAAGCTTTTCTCTGCTGGCTGTGGCCACATCCTTTCTTGGTGCGGGTTTGGGACTTTTTGACTATATGGCTGACCTGTGCAAATTTGATGACAGCCGCTCCGGCCGCTCCAAGACGCTTCTGGTCACATTTGCTCCGCCCATTGTTGGCGGCATCATATGGCCGGACGGTTTTTTGCCTGCCATTGGCTGGGCCGGGCTGGCGTCGGCGTTCTGGGCCGTCATTGTGCCAGCTCTTTTACTGGCCGCTGGCCGCAAAAAATTCGCAAGCAGCGGCTACGTCACGCCTGGCGGAAGGCTCACTGCGCCCATGCTGCTCTTATACGGCTGCTTTGTAGCTATTTGTCATACACTTTTTGTCTTCAATCTTTTACCCATGTATCGCTGATAAGGAGCATAACATGAACAAGCAAGTCGTCAGCACTCCCAAAGCCCCTGCCGCCGTTGGCCCGTACAGCCAGGCCATCAAAACCGGGAATCTCATGTTTCTTTCCGGCCAGGTGCCCATTGATCCTGCCACGGGTAAGCTGGTGGAGGGCGATGCTGCGGCACAAGCCGCCCAGAGCTGCAAAAACGTACTGGCCATCCTTGAATCGCAGGGCATGACAGCGGCCAACCTGGTGAAAGTCACTGTGTTTATCACTGACATCACCACGTTTGGATCTGTCAATGAAGTCTACAAGCAGTATATCACTGACCCCTGCCCGGCGCGCTCCTGCGTCGAAG
This DNA window, taken from Desulfovibrio sp. 86, encodes the following:
- a CDS encoding bile acid:sodium symporter family protein, with the translated sequence MLRFATKISAAITRYMGIVVIACSGLALWRPEIFLWVAPHITILLGFIMFGMGMTLRLDDFSHIIVSPGRIFWGIAAQFVIMGLLAFILCHLCSLPPDMAMGLILVGAAPGGTASNVLAYIAKGDVPYAVTLTSAGTFLSLILMPLITWLLGGVWIPVDIWGLMASISKIVVVPVLLGIVAHSFCGRLTKSALPFLPLFSALTITLVVAGILAINAENILRAGFDIMVAVICLNLAGLAAGSLLARFRRFDTGMGRTLCISVGTKNSGLATALALAHFSPTAAIAGALYSVWQNISGALLANYFHTRHPQIPPTKDT
- a CDS encoding aromatic amino acid transport family protein, with product MNFRLPPVLGGSTLVAGTAIGAGMLALPMASAGMWFFWSIGLMLLSWLVMLRSSQALLEVSLHFEPGHSFHTIVRELLGPRWSLANGCAVAFVLYTLIYAYVSGGGSIIEQSFNSITGSVPSRPLASLAFALLLTFFIWWSSKAVDRFSILLVGGMVITYLFSISGMMTHLRPDVLTDSRGTGGEMIFLWGAVSTYLTSFCFHASVPSLVKYMGKEPRTINASLRYGTIVALVCYISWLTAADGNISREDFKAVIAAGGNVGDLMGAAGESIGSFFILRMLESFSLLAVATSFLGAGLGLFDYMADLCKFDDSRSGRSKTLLVTFAPPIVGGIIWPDGFLPAIGWAGLASAFWAVIVPALLLAAGRKKFASSGYVTPGGRLTAPMLLLYGCFVAICHTLFVFNLLPMYR
- a CDS encoding RidA family protein; amino-acid sequence: MNKQVVSTPKAPAAVGPYSQAIKTGNLMFLSGQVPIDPATGKLVEGDAAAQAAQSCKNVLAILESQGMTAANLVKVTVFITDITTFGSVNEVYKQYITDPCPARSCVEVSALPLGAKVEIEAIAAF